The following is a genomic window from Serratia ficaria.
GTGGCGGTTCTCTCACTTTAGTGTAAGTGATAAAAAAACATTCGCAGCACAGATTGTCAATTTTTTGCCTGCCGCCGGCTTGAAATGACGAAGCTGGCCCCCATTTTGTTAGCAAGGCCGAATTAAGAATTTGCCGTAAGGGAATTCTGGCCAATTAGCCTGTCCGGAGTGGAAGGCTTATTTATGTAAACCTCGCTGAAGTGCCTTAGGAGGCTGTTTTATGCGCAACTTTGATCTTTCCCCGCTATACCGTTCCGCGATCGGTTTTGACCGCCTGTTCAATGCGCTGGAGGCGGGACAAAGCCAGGGTAATGGCGGCTATCCGCCTTATAACGTCGAGCTGGTGGATGAAAACCATTATCGCATCGCCATCGCGGTGGCCGGGTTTGCCGAGCAGGAGCTGGAGATCACCACGCAGGACAATCTGCTGATTGTACGCGGCGCCCATAATCACGAACCGGCAGAAAAAACCTACCTGTATCAAGGTATTGCCGAGAGAAACTTCGAGCGTAAATTCCAGCTGGCCGAGCATATTCACATTAAGGGCGCCAAACTGGAAAACGGCCTGCTGTATATTGATCTGCAGCGTATCGTGCCGGAAACATTAAAACCGCGTCGCATCGAAATTAAATAATTCTTCTTTCACCGGCGCCATGCCGCGTCGGTGAATATGCAATAGCTATCGGCCCGCCGACAGGGGGCTGAATAAACACATCTCGCTTAAATAGAAGGAGTTGTCCCTATGCGTAATTACGATTTATCCCCGCTTCTGCGTCAATGGATTGGTTTTGATAAACTGGCCAGCTCAATGGGGGGCCAGGAGCCTCAGGGATTCCCGCCCTACAATATTGAGAAAAGCGACGACAACCATTATCGCATTTCCCTGGCGCTGGCCGGTTTCCGGCAGAGTGAGCTGGATATCGAAGTGGAAGGCCCGCGCCTGAGCGTCAGCGGCAAGCCGACTCCGCCGGAAAAGCAGGTCGAGTACCTGCATCAGGGGCTGGTGTGCAAAGAGTTCCAGCTGACGTTTACCCTGGCGGAACACCTGCAGGTTGCCGAGGCCAAATTCGAAAATGGCCTGCTGCATATCGATCTGGTGCGTCAGGTGCCGGAAGCGTTGCAGCCGCAGCGCATCGCCATCGGCAGCACGCCGGAGCTGGAAGCCAAATAACCGTCTGAAAAACGGCGATAATGATACGGGGGAGGTCCAGCGGGATCTCCCCCGTTGCGTTCTGTGGCGTACCCCACATTCCCCCCGCATCGCGAGTGTCATAATCCCTTTAAAATGTGTGCCTTTGGCCGCGCGCCGGATGTTCAACTTTGGCAAGGATGTGAGCTATGAGCGATATCGCCCTGACCGTCAGCATGTTGGCGCTGGTGGCCGTTCTCGGGCTGTGGATGGGCAATTGGAAAGTGTATGGGGTTGGGCTGGGTATCGGCGGCGTGCTGTTCGGCGGCATTATCGTCGGGCACTTCGCGCAAATGGGGCAGATCGACCTGAACGGCGATATGCTGCATTTTATCCAGGAGTTTGGCCTGATCCTGTTCGTTTATACCATTGGCATTCAGGTCGGCCCGGGTTTCTTCTCGTCCCTGCGGGTATCCGGCCTGCGGCTCAACGGCTTCGCCATTTTGCTGGTGCTGGCCGGCGGCCTGGTGGCGGCGGCGGTGCACAAGCTGTTCGAGGTGCCGCTGCCGATCGTTCTTGGCGTGTTCTCCGGCGCGGTCACCAATACCCCGGCGCTTGGCGCGGGCCAGCAAATCCTCACCGATCTCGGCTCGGACCCGTCATTGGTCGACGGTATGGGGATGGGTTACGCCATGGCTTACCCGTTCGGCATCTGCGGCATCCTACTGGTGATGTGGCTGATTCGCCTGTTTTTCCGCATCAATATCGAGCGCGAGGCGCAGGCGTTTGACAGCGGCCCGGGGAGCCGGCGCGAGCTGCTGCACGCCATGAACGTGGCGGTGCGCAATCCTAACCTGCAGGGCATGGCGATCAAGAACGTGCCGCTGCTCAACGGCGAGGACATCATCTGTTCCCGGCTGAAGCGCGGCGAGCTGCTGATGGTGCCGGCGCCGCTTGAGCGGCTGGAGCTCGGCGATTACCTGCATCTGGTGGGCAAACGCGAGAGTCTGGAAAACGCCCGGTTGGTGATCGGCGAAGAGGTGGACGCTTCGCTGTCGACGCGCGGCACCGCGCTGCAGGTGGTGAGGGCGGTGGTGACCAACGAAAGGGTGCTGGGCAGCAAAATCCGCGATCTGAACCTGAAACAAAAATATGACGTGGTGATCTCGCGCCTCAATCGCTCGGGGGTCGAGCTGGTGGCGGGCAGCAACGTCACGCTGCAGTTTGGCGATATCCTCAACCTGGTCGGCCGGCCGGAGGCCATCGACGCGGTGGCGGCGATCGTCGGCAACGCGAAGCAGAAGCTGCAGCAGGTGCAGATGCTGCCGGTGTTCATCGGCATCGGCCTGGGGGTGCTGCTGGGCTCCATTCCGCTGTTCGTGCCCGGTTTCCCGGCGGCGCTGCGCCTGGGCCTGGCCGGCGGGCCGCTGGTGGCGGCGCTGATCCTCGGGCGCATCGGCAGCATCGGCAAGCTGTACTGGTTTATGCCGCCGAGCGCCAACCTGGCGCTGCGCGAACTGGGCATCGTGCTGTTTCTGGCGGTGGTCGGGTTGAAATCGGGCGGTAATTTCGTCGATACCCTGCTGCATGGCGAAGGGCTGGCGTGGATCGGCTATGGCGCGCTGATTACCGCGATCCCGCTGCTTTGCGTCGGCATTCTGGCGCGCACGCTGGGCAAGATGAACTACCTGACGCTCTCCGGCATGCTGGCGGGTTCGATGACCGATCCGCCGGCGTTGGCCTTCGCCAACGGTTTGCACCCCAGCTGCGGCGCCGCTGCGCTGTCCTACGCCACGGTTTATCCGCTGGCGATGTTCCTGCGCATCATGTCGCCGCAGTTGCTGGCGGTGCTGTTCTGGGCGATATGACCGAAGGGCGCGGCGATGCGCCCTTATACGACGTCAGCCCGCTTCCTGATGCGCGCGCTCGATCTCTTCCGCCAGGACCGCCACCCCGCGTTCGATTTTCTCCGGATCCGGCACATAGTTCATGCGCATGCACTGGTGGGTGTGCGGCCACTCATGCTCCAGCCCCGGGAAGAAGTAGTGCCCCGGCACCATCAGCACGCCGCGCTGCTTCAGGCGCTGATACAGCAGCTCGGTGGTGATCGGCAGATCCTTGAACCACAGCCAGAGGAAAATCGCCCCTTCCGGCTTGTGGATCAGGCAGCGCTCCGGCGAAAGGTAGCGACGGATGATCTCGATGGTGTGCTCGACGCGCTGCTGGTAGAACGGACGGATCACCTCGTTCGACAGGCGCAGCAGATCGCCGCGCTCGATCATTTCGGCCGCCAGCGCCGGCCCCATGCTGCCAGGCGACAGGCTGATGATGCCGTTCATGTTGGTCAGCGCGCTGATGACCTTCTCGTCGGCGATCACGATGCCGCAGCGCGAGCCGGGCAGGCCGAGCTTCGACAGGCTCATGCACAGAATGATGTTCGGGTTCCACAGCGGCGTGGCGTCGCTGAAGATGATGCCGGGGAAGGGCACGCCGTAGGCGTTGTCGATCACCAGCGGAATGCCGCGCTGCTGCGCCAGCAGATCGAGCTTCATCAGCTCTTCGTCGGTAATCACGTTGCCGGTCGGGTTGGTCGGGCGCGACACGCAGATCATGCCGATATCGTCGCCGATATTCAGGTGCTCGAAGTCAACGTGGTATTTGAACTGGCCTTCCGGCAGCAGCTCGATGTTCGGCTTGGCCGAAACGAACAGCCCTTCGTCCAGCCCGGCGTCGGCATAGCCGATGTATTCCGGCGCCAGCGGGAACAGCACGCGGCGGCGCGAACCGTCGGCGTAGCGGCCGGCGAACAGGTTGAACAAGTAGAAAAACGCGCTCTGGCTGCCGTTTGTCAGTGCAATATTCTGTGGAGAGATCTGCCAGCCGAGTTCGTCGCGCAGCAGATTGGCCAAGGCTTTCAGCAGCGCATCCTTGCCCTGCGGGCCGTCGTAGTTGCACAGCGCCTCGGTCAGTTTGCCCTGGTCGAGCAGGTCCTGGCACAGCTGTTTGAAGTAGCTCTCCATCTCGGGGATCTGCGCGGGATTGCCGCCGCCAAGCATGATGGCGCCGGGGGTGCGCAGGCCTTCGTTCAGGTCGTCCATCAAGCGGGTGATGCCCGCGTAACGGGTAAATTTGTCGCCGAAAAGTGAAAAAGTCATAGGTGCAGCAGTATTGTTTTTAGCAGGTAATCGCCCACCATACCGCCAGATAAATCAGGGTGCAATGCGGTTCATAAAACGGCCTGTGGGCATAAACTTCGCCCACAGGCTCATCTCCAGCATATTACGCTGAATTATTGTGACCGATCGCCGACCCACACCACCATCACCTTATCCTCGCCGAGCCGGCGGCTGAAGGCGTAGTAGCCGGCGTTTGGCAGCGGCTGCTGCACGCCGGCGCCGATCGCCGGATGGCGGGCGCGGAACTGCCCAAGCCGCTGCCAGTGGGCCAGCAGCGGCGCCTTGTCGCCCTGAAGTTCGCGCCAGTTCATATCGGAACGGGTGCCCTGCAGCGGATCGGAACCGGCCGGGCCCAGCGGGCGGCCGCTTTCATCGCCGTAGTAAATCTGCACCGCGCCCGGCGTCAGCAGCAGCAGATCCGCCGCCCGCCGCTGCAGCGCCAGCGAACCTTTGGCGTCGTCGGCGAAGAACAGCCGGGTGTCGTGCGAGGAGAGATAGCTCAGCACGTTGAACTGCTGCAGCCTGTCGGCCATCTGGCGGTAGGTGGCGTCGATGTCGGCGAAGCAGCCCAGCGCCTGTGACGCCTGGTCCTGAAAATCGAAGTTGATCATCGCGTCGAAGCCGTTCTGGTAATAGTCGCTTTTCATCACGCCGTGCCCCCAGGCTTCGCCGGTCATCCAAAACGGCGCATCGTCCAGCGCCTGCTGCGGATTATCGGCTTTCCACGCCGCCAACGCCGCCGTGGCGCGCTGTTTCAGCAGCGCCAGCGTCGGTTTTTCCACGTGTTTGGCGGTATCGACGCGAAAACCGTCGATGCCGTAATCGCGCACCCACTGGCTGAGCCAGGTGGTCAGGTAGTCGCGGGTGGCGGCGCCGGGAATGTCCCGTGCGGCGGTGTCGGGTTTGTGGCGATAGAACGGCGGCAGGCCGCTGGCGCCGGGCGCCTCGGTTTTGATGTCCGGCAGAAAGGCCAGCGACAGGGTCAGATCGTCGTAGCCCGGTGAGTCGTAGTCGCCGATATCGGTGCGGATCCAGTTTTTCCCCCACCATGTGCTCCAACCGGCCCGGTCGCTGAAGTTGATGACATCGTTAAAGCTGTGCCAGTTTTGGCCGGGGCCTGGCCGCCAGTCGTTCCAGCGTTTGCCCAGGTTTTTTTCGAGCGCCTCGCCCTTCAGGTACAGCGAACCGAACTGAAACTGCTGCATGTCCGCCAGCGTGGCGTAACCGACGTGATTCACCACCACGTCAAACAGGATGCGGATGCCGCGCCGGTGCGCCTGTTCGACCAGCGTGCGCAGATCCTGTTCGCTGCCCATATTGGCGTCGAGCCGGGTCCAGTCCAGCGCATAGTAGCCGTGGTAGGCGTAGTGCGGGAAATCGCCCTTGGTGCCGCCGCCGACCCAGCCGTGGATTTGCTCCAGCGGCGAACTGATCCACAGGGCGTTGACGCCGAACCGCTGCAGGTAATCCAGCTTCTGCGTCAGGCCGGCCAGATCGCCGCCGTGGAAGGTGCCGATCTCCTGCAGGCCGTCGCTGCGGCGGCCGTAGCTGTGATCGTTGGCCGGATTGCCGTTCTCGAAACGATCGGTGAGAACGAAATACACCGTGGCGTTGTGCCAGCTGAAGGCCGCCGGCTCGCTCGCCCCGGTGGATTCCAGCAGCAGCAGCCCGCCGCTGCCCTCGGCCGGCTGCAGGGTGACCTTGCCCCGGCGCACCTGCGCCGTCTGGCCGGAATAGAAGTCGCGCAGCGTTTCGCCCTCGGCGAAGGTGGCGGAGACGTCGAGCGTCACCGGCGCGCCGTCCCAGCGCGGGCAGCGGCGGGTAACGGCGGCCGTGGCGGCCTGCGGCGCGCTCTTCAGGCCGAGCCGCAGCGTCGGCGTGCCGCTGCGGGTATCGATCCGCACCTGGTAGTCGCCGCCGCGGAACAGCCGCCAGTTGACCGGCGGGTTGGCGCCGCAAGGCTGCAGCGACAGGGTTTGGTTCAGCTTCACCGCCGCCGCCGGTTGCCAGCACTGTTGGTCCTGATGCAGCCGCAGCGGCAGCTGCCCTTTGGCCAGCGTGGCCTGGCTGATAAACAGGCCGGGGGCGGTTTCGTCGAAGGGCGGCAAGCCCTGCAGCGTCCAGCCGGCCATCGCTGCCGGCGACAGCAGCATTAACAGGGGTAGGGTCAGGCGTTTCATGGCTCTCCTTACGCGGGGCAGGAAGCGTTTTTATCCCAGGGGAGTCGCCAGTGTGCCGAAAGGAGAGAAAACGGCCTCATCCCGGCGTGAATTTTTAGAGGATGAGGAGGGGGGGGGAGCGTTTTCGGACAGATTCCGCTTGGTTTTATCCGCATCCTGGGTCAGATTGAATTCGTTCAACCGAATCAAGGAGGCGAATGATGACGGATAAAGGATGGCGGGAAGAAATAGTGCAGGCGATTCAGGAGGCCGAGCTGCGGGACTTCGCCGAAGAGCATCAGCTGCAGGCGTTGTTTCATCCGGCGCCGGAAGAAAACCACGGCCGGCTATCCGCAGATAACCGGCCGCGATAGGTTATTTCTGCAACAGCTGCGGGTTGACGCAGTTTTCTTTCACCGTGCCGGTCAGCGCGGCGATCAGATTATCCACCGCGCAGGCGGCCATGCCGTAGCGCGTTTCATGGGTGGCGGAGCCGATATGCGGCAGAGCCACCACGTTCGGCAGCGTCAGCAGCGCTGAAGACGCCGGCAGCGGCTCTTTCTCGAACACATCCAGCCCGGCGGCGTGAATGGTGCCGTTTTTCAGGGCTTCGATCAGCGCTTGCTCATCCACCACCGGGCCGCGGCCGGCGTTGATCAATATGCCGCTCTTTTTCATCTTCGCCAGTTGGTCACGGCCGATCAGGTGGAAGGTCTCGTCGGTCAACGGCAGCGTAATGCAGATGAAGTCGGACTCGGCCAGCAGGGTATCCAGATCGCAACGACGGGCGTTGAAACGCTGCTCGGCTTCCGCGTGGGTGCGGCGGGCGTTGTACAGCACCGGCATGCCGAAACCGAAGTGCGCGCGCTGCGCCAGCGCCAGGCCGATGCGGCCCATGCCCAGGATGCCGATGGTTTTATGGTGCACGTCGACGCCAAACCAATCCGGGCCGATGCTGCCCTGCCATTCGCCGGCTTTCACCCGCTCGGCCACTTCCACTACGCGGCGCGCGGTGGCCAGCACCAGGCTCATGATGGTGTCGGCCACGGTCTCGGTCAGCACGGTTGGCGTGTGCATCAGCAGCACGTTGCGGGCGTTAAGCGCCGCGACGTCGAAGTTGTCGTAGCCGACGGAAATGGTGGAGGCGGCGCGCAGCTTGGGCGCCAGCTGCAGGAAGGCTTCGTCGATTTTACCGCCGGAGCCGATGATGCCCTCGGCCTGCTGCAGCGCCTGGCGCAGCGCGTCGCGGTTTTGCGGGTTCAGCCCGTCGAAGGTGTGCACGGTGAAGTGCTGTTCCAGCCGCTCGCGCAGGTCGGCGGGAAGGCTTTTGTACAATACGATAGAAGGCTTCATCACGAACATCCATTGGGTCACGTTTAACATAGGTATAAATAAAGTATAACCAGATCAAGCCAGTTGCGGCTGAACCTCGTTACGGGCGGGCTTGACCACCAGCGTCAGCACCACCGCCGCCACCAGCGCGATGGCCATAAACATATAGGATGCCGCCGGGCTGCCGGTGGCGCCGTTCAGGTAACCGACGAACCAGGAGCCGAAGAACGAGCCCAGCGCGCCCATGCTGTTGATGAGCGCCATCGCGCCGCCGGCGACGTTTTTCGGCAGCATTTCCGGGATGATGGCGAAGAATGGGCCGTACGGGGCGTACATCGCCGCGCCGGCGACCACCAGCAGGCCGTAGGAGATCCAGAAGTGGTTGGCGCCGACGGCGTAAGAACCGAAGAACGCCAGCGCGCCGATCAGCAGCAGCGGCCAAACGAACAGCTTGCGGTTTTGCATTTTATCGGAGGCCCAGGACACCAGCACCATGGCGATGGTCGCCGCCAGATAAGGCACCGCCGACAGCCAGCCGGCTTCCACCATGCCCATCTGCATGCCGCTGCGCAGGATGGACGGCAGCCACAGCACGAAGCCGTACACGCCGATGCTCCAGGCGAAATACTGCGCGCACAGCAGGATCACGTTGCGCGAGCGGAAGGCTTCGCCGTAGTTGCGTACCGCTTTGATGCCCTTCTGTTCTTCATCCAGTTGACGCTGCAGCGCCAGTTTTTCTTCTTCGTTCAACCATTTGGCCTGCGCCGGCTTGTCTTTCGCCAGTACCCACCAGCAGAAGGCCCAGATCACCGCCGGAATGCCTTCGATGATAAACATTTCACGCCAGCCGAAGGCGTGGATCAGGTAGCCGGACACCACCGACATCCACAGCACCGTCACCGGGTTGCCGAGGATCAGGAAGGTGTTGGCGCGCGAGCGTTCCGACTTGGTGAACCAGTTGCTGATGTAAATCAGCATCGCCGGCATCACCGCGGCTTCCACCACGCCGAGAATGAAACGGATGGCGGCCAGCATCGGGATATTGCTCACTACGCCGGTCAGCGAGGCGCAGCCGCCCCACAGGATCAGACACCAGAAGATCAGTTTTTTTACGCTGCGACGCTCGGCGTAGATGGCGCCGGGGATCTGGAAGAAGAAATAGCCGAGGAAAAACAGCGCCCCCAGCAGCGAGGACATGCCCTTGGTAATGCCCAAATCGTCGTTGATGCCGGCAGCCGAGGCAAAGCTGAAGTTGGCGCGATCGAGATAGGCCAGGCTGTAGGTGATAAACACGATGGGCATGATGTACCACCAGCGTTTGGCGGCGATAGTCGCTTTGTTCATGTTCGGGTTCCTCAGTGGTGTTGCATACCCTTCGCCTTTCGCGCCGCAACGTGAAAATCGTTGGGTATAGATGCTCTCCCGGCGGTCTAGTTGTAGGGCTAGAGGCGCGGCCGTGTTGGAGATTGGGTTTAATTGTTTGTATTTATTTTATTTATTCAGCCAATGCCGCGCGGGTCGGCAGCCCTTCGCTGTCGCCGATGGCCTGGATCGCCAGCGAGCCGATTTTGTTGCCGCGTTGCACCGCCTGTTTCAGCGTTTTGCCTTCCAGCAGGGCGCTGAGGGTCCCGACGGCGAAACCGTCTCCCGCACCAACGGTATCCACCACGTTGCTGACTTTGATTGCCGCCACCGCCGCACTGTCGCCGCCGGCGGTTTTAAACCAGGCGCCATCCGGGCCGGTTTTGATGATCACCGCCTGCACGCCGCGCTCCAGATAGAAATCGGCGATGCCTTCCGGCGTCGATTGCCCGGTGAGGATCTGCCCCTCTTTCAGCCCCGGCAGCACCCAGTCGGCGGCGAACGCCAGCTTGTTCAGCTGTTCGATCATCACCTGCTGGCTGGACCACAGCACCGGCCGCAGATTGGGGTCGAAGGAAATGGTTTTGCCCATGGCGCGCATTTCGCGAGCGGCATGGTTGCACAGCTCCAGCGACTGGCCGGACAGCGCCGCCGCCACGCCGCTCAGGTGCAGATGGCGCGCGGAACCGAAGTAATCGCGGTTAAAATCGGCGGTCGACAGATGGCTGGCCGCGGAGCCTTTGCGGAAGTACTCCACATTGGGATCGGTACCATCGATGTTTTTGGATTTGACCTGGAAACCGGTCGGGTAATGGCCATCCACCGTCACCTGCTGATAGTTGATGCCTTCTTTTTTCAGCTGTTGCAGGGTAAAGCGGCCAAACGAGTCGTTGCCGACCCGGCTGACCCAGCCGACGTTCAACCCCAGGCGCGCCAGGCCGATCGCCACGTTCAGCTCGGCGCCGGCGATGCGTTTGGTGAAGCTCTCCACGGCCGCCAGGTCGCCGGTTTGCGCCGCCACGAACATCGCCATGGCTTCACCGAGCGTAACTACGTCCAATTGCGCGTCGCGCGCGGTTGTCAGCGTTGTCATCATGTTTACTCCGCGCGCAGAAGGTTAACGTAGTGGCGGGTGACGGCTTCCAGCGAGTCGCCCTGCAGCGGGAATTCGATACCGCGCGGCGCATCCTGCGGCAGACGGGCCAGCAGGGTACGCCAGCTGCCGTCGGTGTCGTCCAGCGCGATGGCGCGCCAGCCGCGCGGGCCTTGGGTGGCGGCTTTGACGTGCACATAGCTGACGTGGCGCGCCAGGCGGTCGGCGGCGGCGAAGGCGTCTTGCCACACCCAGTGCCAGTTGGCCATGTCGAAGGTCATGCTGACCGGCAGATGGTTATCTTCCGCCGCGTGGAAGAAGGCGTTCAGCAGCGACAGAATGCCGCAGTCCGGGGTCTGGTCGTTTTCCACCACCAGTTTGACCGGATGTTGCTCCAGCGCCACCTTCAGCTCGGTGAAATCAAAGCCCGGCTGGTAGTGGCCCAGCGAGAGCTTCAGCTGGCGCGCGTTGAGCGCCTGGGCCTCCGCCAGCAGCGCCGGCAGGTTGGGATTCAGCGCGTGTTCTGGGGTGAACAGCGCCTCAGGCGCGGAATAGACCGCGAACAGCCGTTGGCGCTCAATCTCCAGCGCCAGCGCCGGCAGGCTGTCCAGCTCTTGAGGGGCGAACAGTTCGCGGCGGATCTCCACGCCGTCGGCGCCCGCACCGGCGATGATCGGCAACAGTGCGGCCTGGCCGCCGTGCTGTTGAACGGTATCGGTGCCGTATGCGCCGGTCACCACGATAATTTCTTTTTTCATTTTGGCTCCTGAGGTGGCGTTGTTCCCACCAATGCTGTTACCAGCACGTTAAATGGAACCGGTTCCAAGCGAAAGCGACAGAATGTAAAAATATGATCGCAATCACGAAGCTGCGCAAAAAACAGTCGCGAAAGAGGCGAGGGGAGCGTAAGGCGGGGTGCGCTGCGCGCCCCGTAGAGCGGATTAGCGGGTGGTGGAGCCGCGCACGATCAGTTCGCCGGAGAACATCCGTTCGCCGATCGGCGCATCGAGCCCCTGAATGCGCTGCACCAGCTGTTCCAGCGCCGCATGGCCCATTCGGTAGGTCGGCTGTTTCAGCGTGGTGATGCCGACGCCCGCCAGCTCGGCCCATTCCAGCTCGTCGAAGCCCAACAGGCCGATATCGCTGCCCCATTGAATGCCCAGCCGGCGCATGGCGCGCGCCACCTGCAGCGTCAGCGCGCCGTTGGCCGAGATCACCGCCTTGCGCATGCCGCGATGGCCGTCGTTGAAGTGCTTCAGCACCTGTTCCAGCTGTTGCTGGTCATTCAGCGGGGTTTCCGCCCGCTCTGCCAGCAGATCGGCATGCTGCGCCATGGTTTGATTGAAGGCGTGCAGCCGCTCCAGCCGGGTGTTGACCGTGCCGATCGGTTCGCTGAGGAACAGAATGGCTTCAAAACCCTGTTGCAGCAGGTGTTCGGTGGCGGTGGTCGCCGCTTCGTGGTTGTTCAGGCCCACCACGTCGCAGTCGAAATCGGGGATTTTGCGGTCGATCAACACCATTGGCAGCATCGACTGTTGCAGCGTCGACAGCGCTTCTTCACGC
Proteins encoded in this region:
- a CDS encoding LacI family DNA-binding transcriptional regulator codes for the protein MRASGRATISDVAKTAKTGKTSVSRYLNGEQHLLSDDLKRRIEQAIQQLDYRPSQMARSLKGGQTRLIGLILADITNPYSVDVMRGIEAACRQHGFTLLVCNTNNEVNQEQHYLQLLSSYRVEGIVVNAVGMREEALSTLQQSMLPMVLIDRKIPDFDCDVVGLNNHEAATTATEHLLQQGFEAILFLSEPIGTVNTRLERLHAFNQTMAQHADLLAERAETPLNDQQQLEQVLKHFNDGHRGMRKAVISANGALTLQVARAMRRLGIQWGSDIGLLGFDELEWAELAGVGITTLKQPTYRMGHAALEQLVQRIQGLDAPIGERMFSGELIVRGSTTR